The Pseudomonadota bacterium genome segment GTGGGTTCGATGGATTTCCACCGTCCGCTGTGAGATCTCCAGATCCAGCGCGACAACTTTATTGGCTTTACCGTCGGCCACCATGCCCATGACTTGCCGCTCGCGAGGCGTCAGCGATTCGATTCGGCGCTGGATGTCTTTCATATCGGCCGCCTCGCGCTGGCCCTCGCGACATTCGTTCATCGCTGTCTGAACCCGATCCAGCAGGTCCTGGTCCCGGAAAGGCTTTGGCAGGAAGTCGACGGCCCCACGCTTCAGCGCCTCGACCGCCATCGGAATATCCCCATGGCCGGAGATAAAGATGATCGACAGTTCCTTGATACCCCGCTCCTGGAGCAGGTCCTGAAGCTCGAGCCCGCTCATCTGAGGCATCCGGACGTCCAGGATCAGTACCCCGGCATCGCCGCCGTAACCGTCCAAAAATTCTGCGGCTGACGAGAAGGTTTTGCATTCGATCGACACCGAGTCCAGCAGAAAAGCGATAGCGTCTCGCACCGCCGAATCATCATCCACCAGGT includes the following:
- a CDS encoding response regulator; translated protein: MNARDQGPAAEQGDQTPVYLVDDDSAVRDAIAFLLDSVSIECKTFSSAAEFLDGYGGDAGVLILDVRMPQMSGLELQDLLQERGIKELSIIFISGHGDIPMAVEALKRGAVDFLPKPFRDQDLLDRVQTAMNECREGQREAADMKDIQRRIESLTPRERQVMGMVADGKANKVVALDLEISQRTVEIHRTHVMEKMGVRNLAHLVRMLHQVDYFSRQTE